The Prionailurus bengalensis isolate Pbe53 chromosome B1, Fcat_Pben_1.1_paternal_pri, whole genome shotgun sequence genomic interval ACTGTACCTTTCAATCAACACAGTCTGGTGTGCGGTTGAGCatgacaatttaaaaagaaaatttttgtaacatttatttttgagagagacggaacacgagtgggggaggggcagagagagagagggagacacagacacagaatccaaagcaggctccaggctccaagctgtcggcacagagcctgacgcagggctagaactcacaagcagtgagatcatgccctgagctgaagtcggacaccaaccaactgagcgagccacccaggggccccgaggaTGCCAGTTTTTTAAAGGCCTTAATTAAaagggagcttgggtggctcagtcagtcaaaagtgtctgagtcttgattttggctcaggtcatgatctcatggttcctgagacagCCCCGACTCtggctgacagtatggagcttgcttgggattctctccctctctctgaccctccccggctcatgctctctcaagcatttaaaaaaaaaaaaaatgagtagggaAAAACTGTCAGGTGAATTTGCTCTAAAACTTGACTGcatgttttttgaagttttataaaGTAGCTTCTGTTGATGTTAAGATGTGCTCAATTATACATTCACTGTAAACATTAAgccatgggaagaaaaaaataggttagaaaaggaaatggttttCTTCCTTGTCTCGTAGGCATGTCGGGGAGACCAGCATGATGTGCCAGTCATTCCTCTGGATGTAGTGGATCATCAAAAAAACATGCTGGATGTCAACATAACCCAGGTGGATgcggcctcagtttccacactgcCTGCTGGAGCAGACTTTCTCATGTGTTACTCAGTTGCAGAAGGTGGGTGTGTGTTTAGTACAAACAGAATTGGTTTCCTGACTTGAGTTCCATTAGTTTCACCTCACCTTGACTGGAGAGACTGGTATTTATCTGATCAAGGTGATTTGATCGTGAAGTTCACATCTTCGGTCACACCTTCGGCACAGGGTGATACATCAAGTGTAAAGTAACTTCTAGAAAAGTCATTCCTGAGAACTAGGTTTAAGCTACAAGTTACATCCAATAATTGGTAATAGGCTGCTAACATTCATTTTGATAGTGTTGTAATAATATTCACAGAAAGTGTTGTTGAAACTCCTGTGATGACCGTTGTTCTTTGTGCAGTaagctgtgtttttctttctgatctcTTGTGTTAAAAACCACTGCCTGGCAACTATTTTCTTGGGAATTTTTAGGAAATGGAGGAAATTATATAGAGCTAacctcatttttataaaactatataaattaaTCCCTTTTCTCATAGTAGTCaaccaagaaaaattttaaagctgtcATTGACACGTCCTAGTCTTCAAGAATTTTTGAGAACTTACACTTCTGTAATGGTGAATTATAAAGGGGTTTTTCAGTCACCATAACTGAAAGCCAGAGAAACTTCAGTGCCCTTTTTGCTCCTATCATTTAGGTTATTATTCTCATCGGGAAACTGTGAATGGCTCGTGGTACATTCAGGATTTGTGTGAGATGCTGGGAAAATTTGGCTCCTCCTTAGAGTTCACAGAGCTCCTCACCCTGGTGAACAGGAAAGTTTCTCAGCGCCGAGTGGACTTTTGCAAAGACCCAACTGCAATTGGAAAGAAGCAGGTTCCCTGCTTTGCCTCAATGCTTACTAAGAAGCTGTATTTCTTTCCAAAATCCAAATGATAGGAATAATTGTGTTTTATGTATCTTGTCTATATTCAAAACAgattttcttgtccttttataTAAATATCACTAAGGTGGAAGCTTATGGTATagcagtttaaaatgttttaaggtttAATGAGAACTTAAAATAGTTGATGTTGGTATTAGACATGCTGATATTAAAGGGGTTgatatatatgaaatgaaatcCTCAGGGaattactataaataaaaatacacaaacatttgtAATACTTGATTTTTATAGTAAATCTCAAGGTTACTCAAAAATATCTGGAAGATTTAAATTTGTATTCTGTGaagtttttataaaagttttataatgtttttaaaggtttttgaaACCCAAAAACTAGTTGTTTccccttaataaaatatttgaaatccatgttttaatttttctaattgaCATTCTTACTCATTTGTATAATTCAGAGTACTCTTGTACTTGGTCATACAAATTCATCTACATATGAATTATCACTTCTTGTATAGGTTTCAACTCTCACTTAAAAAAGCCTttatggaaagatataccatgatgatggactggaagaattaatattgttagaatgtccATAGTGCCTAAacgatctacagattcaatgtaacccctatcaaaatactaatgacattttcatagaactagaacaaagaatcctaaatccaataaatggtattgggaaaaatggacagctgcatgcgaaagaatgaaactgggccatatataaaaataaaatcaaagtagtttgaagacttgaatgtgagaactgaaatcataaaactaggaagagaatataagaaaaatgtagGTAAGCTCTTGGGACACTGGTCTGAGCACCTGCCCTCAGacaaggacaacaaaagcaaaaataaacagaactatAAAAGTTTttacacaacaaaggaaaccaacaaaactttttaaaaaggcaacctactgaatggaagaagatatttataaatcacaTACCTGACAAAGGATTAATATTGAAATTAATATTGAAACTATATAAGAACTCATTCAATTcaacacacacgtacacacaaaaCCCCAATCTGAGTAAAAAATGGACacaggacctgaacagacatttttccaaagaagtcctacaaatggccaataggcacatgaaaaagatgctcaacatcacttatcagggagatgcaaatcaaaaccataatgaggtattACCTCACACCAATCAGCATAGCTAGTATGAAACATGAGTAGGATCTAAGTAAGTATTAGTTCAGATGAAACATTTCAGATAACATCTTATAATCTTAAACTATATTTAATGATAAAGATCTTCCAAttattatgatatatttaaaaataagttaatgacAAGACGATTCTAAAGGAAGCCTAAGAAGGAAAGCGAATGCCACACACAGAGACCACTCCTCTGCAGGAGAATGAACACAACCCAGACGGAAAAGGACTCTTAGCTCAAGTACCTGACTACAGTGGCAGCTGCTCGGACTCTGATGGGCGCGTCCAAGCTCCTCCCCGCATTAATCCCGGACAAGTCACGCGAATCCACAAACCAAAAATCTCAAGTGAGAACTTCAAAGAATACctatgttcacatttttttttaattaacaaaagagATTGAAACGATCAAATCCAAAGGAACTAAGGGACTCAAAGTTCCAGTTTCTAAGTTGCAGAATCAACACATAACCggaaaaatttaataacatttagAAATGTAAGATCAATTCTTTTCATGGACTTTCTCTCCTTGCATTCGCAAACAGTGAGTGGCGCACCTGTTTCAGGGATTCCGTAGCCtgtcaatgggaaaaagaaaaagtacgtgatcagagagaatgagaaacaggGCATTACTGCATGAGAGGagtaaatgtatatgtaaatttaGTGTATCCTtagcttaataaacatttataatgacTAGTGGCAAATGTCTACAGTATTTCAGTGAATAGGGACCCTTTAGAAAAGAGGAACTTAAGGTTTTGATACATCCTTCAAGTTCTTATTATGTTCATTGTCCCTTTATAATGGTTTTTCTGtttatctgaaaagaaaaccactttGTGACCTATCAATCTCCCTTTTTCCTCAACTTTATTacctaaaaaaaatacttcacagGTACTACTCTAAATCCTAAGTGCCCACTGCCATGAACTAGTTGGAAGAACATCCCTTAGGCTTCTTGGATTAGATCATTCAAATGTAAGACTGtacactaaataaaaataaaatcgttgtatttttccctaaaaataaaatcgttGTATTTTTCCCAAGTAGTGattttacagaattaaaaaaaattttatttattttgagagagagacagaaagctgggaggagcagagatggagggtgagagaatcccaagcaggctctgcactgccaacacagagcccaacgcgggactcgaactcacgaaccgtgagatcgtgacctgagcccaaaccaagagtcagacgcttaccgactCTTggtaagagtcagacgcttattgatctcggcttgggtcacgatcttacggttcgtgagtccgagccccacatggggttctgcactgactgcacagagcctgcttcggattgtgtctctcctcctctctgcccctccccggcttgtgcatgcaccctctcaaaataaagacataaaaaaattatttaaaggttATCTCCAATTCTTGACTTACAAATTTAATTCCAGGactatctatatctatcaatCTATCGATCTATCGATCTATATATATCTACGTAGATATATATAGATCGACagatctatattttttaatttgagggatGAGTAGTTTAGAAGGTACAGATAACAAGAGATATTATGAATATTGGCTATTAAATGAGCATGCACTGAGCAATGGGAAGAGATTTTTACcaaaacttttcctctaaaattacTAAGAAAAATCAAAAATCTAGTAAACATGTTGAAAGCTACCATCTGAACAAAACTAAGGAGTCTGCTGGTAGGCCAGAGATAAAAGCTGCCTGAGACATGTATTGTGTGGAAGACTTAAAAGTACAGGCTCCAGTGTCAAACTTCTGGATTCATACCTTGGTTTCTCCACTTTCTAACAGTGTACACCTGGGCAAGTAACTAAGCACCTCTGTTTTCTCAccagaaagatggaaaagatgaAAGGACGAATACCGTATTGAATCTTCCATTTTTAAGGagaagaagcttttttttttttacaagtgccTCAAGAagcttaaaattctttatcagtCTTCACCTTCCTAAAAgtctttcttttatgttcttgAAAGTTGAGCTTGATATTagactgttttctttaaaaacacacactcaGAGAGTGAACAGAAATAACACCGCTattgaaaactattattttacTATCTCAAAGTCATTTAAGACACTTCCCCATACCCATTAAAAGCTATCCTCATATAGAATACAGGAGTCGAGAACAAAACCCTAGGATATGAAATCAGCATCACACTGGTCAACATTTTCACTGAGCAAAGCACGGTACACAGAAGTCTATTGAGGACCAAGATTTAACTTGTATTTCCCCCATACTAAGTTCCGGCTCCCAAATAAGACCAGCTAGAAGATGTTGTATCTGCATTAAAGTACCTTAGCAAGATCTTCTTTTAACTTGTTGTACTGCACCACATCAAAATGCTGTTGCTTTGATTTCTTATGGAAGAAGTGAAGAAACTGCCTACTCTTAACAGCTGAGTAAGTATAAtcctaaaaggaaaaacaaaaaaagaacatgttttaAATGAACATAATGTCTCTGCAAGAAAGATACTTGCCTTAGCAACACTAAAGCAAAAGGCGGCAGATGAGTAAAATATTTGCAGTGGCCAACAGAGCAAGCATAAGGCAACACGAGTTAAACATTTTGTCTTGCTTGAGATCAGCTGCTGCTTTCAAAAGCAAGCAAGCtgagaaaagaaatcacacaTATTGGGAcagaaaggagcaaaagaaacTGTTTTGGCAAAATAGTCATGTAATAAAGCTAAAGTTACTGAGTGTTTTTGCAATAcgtattcaattttatttataaaataaagacagagaaaaaagtttGATGTGTTTATCTCAATAGAGAAATttgtgggggagcctgggtggctcagtcagttaagtgtccgactcttgatttcagctcaggtcatgatctcacagtttgtgagttcgagccccgcatcgggctctgtgctgatggctggagtctgctttggattctctctttccctctctttctctgcccctcccctgctctctccctctctctcaaaataaatcaacttaaaaaaaaaaagaaaagaaatttgtggGCTGTACTATTTCCCTATAGAGGTTATAGTTTCTCCATGCTGTATACAAATCTCTATTCTcatgaaaagcaataaaatttatCAGCTTATAAAAACTCAGAGAGCAATTCagtaaataaaaaggatttaTCACTCATTATTTGAGTTgcagaaaaaattatttgcaaaacatgTCCTAAACTTACCATGGTCCTAACAAACTACTCACCTGTCGAGTGACTATAAAGTATGCAAAAAAGACCATGGAATTTGCAAATGTGATGAAGTATGTCACTGGTTCCATAATATCCCAGGAGTACACCCACCAAGTGAGCCAGGCCAACGCCCCGCCCTGAACGGAGAGCAATGCTAATCCAGCCCACAAAAGTCCACTGGTTTTGGCTTCTGAGCGAGCTTCGATTCCAGCCTTTATCTGAAGGGGAAAAACGGCTTAGTTCAATTTACAGTGCACCAACGtaaggggaaataaaagcagaaggaaCAAAAGTAAAATAGTATGTATCTGCACCACTTTAAAGAGGTCTGATTTAGGAACAGGTTATGAAACATACACATTAATGAGTGATCACTTATTTCTAAATCAGCTCATTAATgagtcactttttaaattataaaggtaATACCTACTTGTAGGGGGAGAAATTAAATAGTATAGAAGGGTATACGATGAAAAACTCAAGACGTTCTCCTCTGAAACCTAAAATTACATGCCTATTTtctctgacccagcaatttcacttctaggaatgcAGCTTATAGATATACTTGTGCACGCGTGGTTCATTACAGATTCTTAAGGGTAAAAGAGTGACAATgatccatatatctatatatccaagCTATTACGTAGCCATAGTGAGGAAGCTCTCCATGTACATAGATGGAGATCTTTCCAGGATACACCGTTAGtgaaaaaagggaagaataatATGTAATAGCATATGCCCTTTTCTGAAGAAAGGAACAAGATAATTTATTTGTACTTGTGGATATACAGATAAAGGAAATCTAAAATGACTCATGGGTGGGGGGATATGCTAGGAGGAGGAAAACCTCCCGCTGGTCacctttttagatttttaaatcttgataCAATATAtcaccaactttttaaaaaataaaaatgtgggtaCACAATCCAACAAATAAAAAGTCTCTCTGCCAACCCCTCGATACATGGGCACATGTATCTTAGAAGACGCAgttaaaagtttcttttatttccagaaaCTTCCTATTCAGATACAAAGATACACAGCCAcccacccatttttaaaaatcgcaAGTGGGATCCAAGGTTTAAAAGATGCCGTTTCTTCCCTTAAATTAAAAGGTACAGACTCCTGCCTGTTCTTCccccaaaagttattttttctccACCAGTGATTACCTTCAGATGTGAGGAGGCCATCGCTAACCTCTGGCTGTAAATCTGTTAAGCAGAGCTGCGGCCCTGGGCCTATTCGCCTCCAAAAAGAAACTGGTGGTGCTCCAGCTAGTGCATCCCCGCACCCACTCTACTCATTTACAGAGACACCGGGGCCTTGGAGAGGAAGCACAGCACAGAGTTAAAGATGGCGGCTCCAGCCGGGCCACCGGAGTTCATGTTCTGGCTCTGCCATGTATCTGCCACGTGCGCTGGCGGCCCCAGCTTCCTCATCTCGAGAATGGCAAAGATAACACTACCAAAGGCGCAGGCTCATGAGgatcaaaggagaaaatgagCGTACGTGGAGCATTCGCAAAAATGCTCACGTGGCACGCACTCAATCGACTCAACCGTGATGCTTCCTAACCTGTTCAAGAGGCTGCAGCTGTCCCCTCAGGTGGTCAATTTTCTCCAGTAAAtggtgctctctctttttctgaaactCTTCTAAATGCAAAGCTGTAAACAGTCTGTGAACCAAGGATTTCACATTTTCCATGTCGGCGGCATGCTCCATACTCAGTTTTTCTGagaagagacaagggaaacaTAGGCAGTcaccacatttttttccttcagggtCTCTGAGTGTAGGGAACCAAATCTGAGTGCCTGTGGCTGGCCACCTGGGCACTCCAGCTCCGAGGGAGGCATTCGGTATTGGCCTTTCTTCCCGTCTCCCGTGATTCCTTTGGTCTCTCCCACAGAAAGACAGTCTGGGATGATAAATTACCAGACAGTAGGTTTAAAATTCATTATGTTtcggtcttttctttttttcttttgtaataggactttgctgtttctttaaaaatcttcataCAGGAAAAGTAAGGTATCCGTCTACCAGAATCCAGGTGAAGGCCTCACCTCAGTTTGTAACCCTTTATAGTTTATGGACTCATCTCTATACCTGAGTTCAATCTAAGATCCCTCCCCTCAAGCCCCAACCATCTATCCAAAAGTTATTTTAGGATCCacaggggaggggagctggggtaCTAACGTGTAAACAAAAGTATGATATACATTTGAAAAGTAAAGTGTAAGTTTTTTTCAACAAGATGCAGATCTGAAAGGAGGTTCATACGGAGAACGAGTTTTAATGAAGTTCTTTTGCTTATAGATTTCTCTTGATCCTGCCGCCTCTGTGGATCTGTAAGCTCCCACACGGCTGGGCTGTAATGCCCCTTTTCTGAGGGTTATACTTGTTGCCCAGCACTGGAAGAGAACTGGAGGTGGGGGACAGGCGAGAACAAGCAGACGGACCCGCCCACCAGCAGCACACTCGAGGAGCCAGGGAGGTTTATGACTGTGGAGAGTCAGGACCAGCCCAGTGAGTCTCCAGGGCCTGCCAGCAGAGTCCTCGAGTTACTTCCCTCCCATTTCCATCCACCACCTTCAAAACTCTGTTGTGGTCTTTAATCCCTTCTACATTCCAAACTAAAGCtgccaagaagaaatgaaaagtagaagTTCCCTTCCAGGCTTCTGAGCTTTGCAGAACAGTCAGAGCCCTTTTGTTTTGAGGAAGAAAGTACTGACATTTAAAAGGTCTGCATACAGAGGAAAGGTACAGATGGGGTACAATTCTGTCCCAAGCTGTGGAGTGTATCAGGGGCAAACAAGGCCAGACACTAAATAAAGTGACATGGATAGATTTTATTCAGTAACTACCGCAATAAGGAAGAGAGCCCAGGGTGAACTCAACTCAGTCAACTTCTATCTGTGCATAGGTGGCTGGGCGtttgcagggagggaggggaacacCAGGGGCTTAAGCTAGCAGAGTCCAGGAAGTGGAAATCCACAAAAACTGGGCATGGAGATGGCTGGTTAAGGTGACTAGGCCATTTGGGTTTTTGGCTGGCACTtattcaaaagagaaacaaacaaaaggcagtGTACAAGTCAGGGCAAGGCACCCACCGAGCCGGGACTGAGAGCAGGAGTCACTTCCTTGAACGTCTGCATGTCAAAGAGTAGTTTCTCGGGTCCCTGAGAAAACAGTTCTGAGAGACAGAAGCTGTACACTTCCAAGGTGTAGAGAAAGGATTTCAAACTTTCTCAAGTAACTGCTAGAAGAGGGGGTTCAGGGACCGATCTGCCTATCGCCAGGTTTTCCCTGAGCAAACAGGGAGTTCTCCGGGCACTGTTGCGCTTTCTCATGCAAGCATTTTAAGAGGGCTGTAGTCATAACCCTAGGGATACGGGCTTAAGTTGTTAGAAACTATGCTGGTGTTTGTTCAAGTCTCTCAGGGTGGGAGGAGTGGCGGGGTATTTGGGGAGAACAGAATCATTTGTGTAGACAATCTGCAATTTTTATAGGCCGAGCTTGAGGTCTAGTCaagaagagggctcagaggagcctgaccAAAGTTTGGTCAAAGAGAGAGTCTGTCGAGTAACACAAAATGTTCATCTGAGTCCAATGACAAGCGACAGTCTTTCAGAAATGGCACCAAAGAATTCGTATGCTGTATTACCAATTTAAACATTTCTCTGTGGCATCTcctaacaaaaaccaaaaataagagactattattcttttttcttcagaagCTCTTTATTCCTTTTGTATGTGTCGTGAATGTGGGTTTCATTTTCATATCCTGAATTTTCAAATCCAAATTTGCTAATGctttagaaaagaaatggaattcaaATACATTGAAATCCCAAACTGATAACTTTACAAACTTAATTTTCTATAAATCCAGCATAATTCCTCTATCATTTTCCTTCCAACCGTACCCACTGTGCCCGTTAGTTTAATTCACACGGTGAGACTAAGTCGGATTCGATGTTCAGTGAGACAGCCGGTAAACCCGAGGGCAAAGAGATGTGGGGCACCAGGCCTCACACTTCCAAGGTCGGCCCTGCCCCCAGAGCTCAATCCCAGCAAACAGCCCCTCCAGGCAGGCAGAGAGCTCTCCTCCCAATGGGCTGGCAGGAGGGAGGCCATAATTTAGTCTACTTGGACCTAAAGTCTATGTGACATGTTGGGGTTTGCAGGAGGGAAGGTCAAGTAGAACAAAGAGATGCCCTGAAAACACTTAtttccacttgtgctctcaaaTACTCAACCCAGAAAGCGGAAGACCTTTCAGAGTGCTGGCAACTCACTGGACACGAAATTTCCACTTTCGTATTTCTCAACTTTTGCCATCCTTCTCTCTTTGGAGTTAAATACTGCCctgatctttaaaaagaattaacacaaGGAAGTTCACAATTGTTGAAATGAcagattcattttaatttctctatacTAGTTTGTATTTGCAAATCCCATAAACTTTTCAAAcataccattaaaatttttttaaatatatatttttcttcaacgAATCTTCAGAGAAATGGCTGACACCGATGCTGGGGTACAAGATCAGCCTAGATCATCTAGTTATACCAGAAAGCTTGAAAtacaaatgggggtggggtgcctagGGTGCTCAGGGTGCTCAGCctgagggtggctcagttggttaagtgtcccactttggctcaggtcatgatctcatgactcgtgggttcaagctccacgtaggggctctgtgctgacagctcagagactggagcctacttcaaattctgtctctctctctctctctctctctctctcagtaccccccatccccacttgtactctctctctttcaaaaataaatagacattaaaaaaaattttttttaatgggggcaAGTCACAAGGACATGGGAGCCAAGGTGTTGAAACTGTATTAGAAAATGATTAGTGACAGCCTCCTGTGTCCTTGTGACTTActctcatttttttgttgttattagcatttttttaatctaaatcccctccccccaccttcccactCTCACTCACACCTACTAATTCTTGGCTGATGCAGAATTTAGAGAATCTGGCTATAATATGATGACTTTTTGATTCCAGCAGCACTCCCACATTTACCAGTCAGCACTTAGCACTCTAACTATAAACAAGAGCCTTCCCTTAtttattgatctgtttttgtCATCTATTTATTAAGGCAGAGATTTATTAATTCCCTCCTTCTGTGCTCAAGAGTCTGTGGTCACAGCTTACCCAGAACAGAAGTCTCTGAAGCCAATACTGGCAGGAACACTTAAACAtaatggtaggggcacctgggtggctccgttggtcaagggtctgactcttgattttggctcaggtcaggatctcagggttgtggaatggagccctgcatctggctctgtactgaacATGaaacctgctgaagattctctctccctaagaGGAGCCCTTTTgcaactgctggtgggaatacaaactggtgctaCCACCATTCTGGAAAgaaatatggaggttcctcaaaaaattaaaaatagaactaccctacaacccagcaattgcactactaagcatttatccaagggatacaggtgtgctgtttcgaaggggcacatgcaccccaatgtttatagcagcactatcaacaatagccaaagtatggaaagagcccaagtgtccatcgatggatgaatggataaaaaagatgtggggggtgtgtgtgtgtgtgtgtgtgtgtgtgtgtatacacacacacacacacacacaaaggagagaagaatgaaatcttgccatttgcaaccatatCGATAGAACtagacggtattatgctaagcgaagtcagtcagagaaaaatatatgacttcactcatatgaggaatttaagatacaaaacagatgaataagggaagggaagcaaaaataatataaaaacagggagacaaaccataatagacttttaaatacagagaacaaacaggttt includes:
- the PLA2G12A gene encoding group XIIA secretory phospholipase A2 isoform X3, which produces MDHKRRGIALIFNHERFSWRLTLPERRGTSADRDNLRRRFSELGFEVKCFNDLKAEELLLTIHEASSSSHIDADCFLCVFLSHGEGSHIYAQDTKIEIQTLTGLFKGDKCQSLVGKPKIFIIQACRGDQHDVPVIPLDVVDHQKNMLDVNITQVDAASVSTLPAGADFLMCYSVAEGYYSHRETVNGSWYIQDLCEMLGKFGSSLEFTELLTLVNRKVSQRRVDFCKDPTAIGKKQVPCFASMLTKKLYFFPKSK